The following are encoded together in the Bacillota bacterium genome:
- a CDS encoding DUF4389 domain-containing protein has translation MAYEDYPVQVYIKYPERRQRLAILLYLWRLISCIPHGFVLAAWNLASVASTFLMLCAALITGRFPRGIFKFNAGLLRYETRVAAYLMLLSDRYPPFSGRGPEE, from the coding sequence ATGGCCTACGAAGACTATCCGGTTCAGGTCTATATTAAGTACCCCGAAAGGCGGCAAAGGCTGGCTATCTTGCTCTACCTCTGGCGTCTTATTTCATGCATTCCCCACGGTTTCGTTCTTGCCGCCTGGAATCTCGCGTCCGTCGCTTCCACGTTCCTGATGTTGTGCGCAGCCCTGATTACGGGCCGATTCCCACGGGGCATTTTTAAATTCAACGCTGGCCTTCTGCGGTACGAAACCCGTGTGGCTGCATACCTCATGCTCCTGAGTGACCGCTATCCCCCGTTTTCCGGCCGCGGACCCGAGGAGTAA
- a CDS encoding HK97 gp10 family phage protein, with protein MGDFQLKWYGPKAKALARQAAIFALCACAADLQGKSAMQAPIDTGDLKANCLVSPLRQEGSQVSLTVGYDLPYAIVQHEHVEFRHPKGGKAKYLEDPFKENAKKYVKYIRDTVKQALRSG; from the coding sequence ATGGGCGACTTCCAACTGAAATGGTACGGACCGAAAGCAAAAGCACTAGCTAGGCAGGCTGCTATCTTTGCGCTGTGTGCCTGCGCTGCTGACCTCCAGGGCAAAAGTGCGATGCAGGCTCCGATTGATACTGGAGACCTCAAAGCGAATTGCTTGGTGAGCCCGCTGCGTCAAGAGGGCTCGCAGGTCAGCCTTACCGTGGGTTATGACCTGCCCTACGCCATCGTGCAGCATGAGCACGTGGAGTTCCGCCATCCGAAGGGCGGTAAAGCAAAGTACCTTGAGGACCCCTTTAAAGAGAATGCGAAGAAGTATGTGAAGTACATCAGGGATACCGTGAAGCAAGCTCTGCGGAGCGGGTGA